In the Paenibacillus sp. FSL R7-0337 genome, GACTGTATATGGAAGGCTTCTACGGTACGCTGCTGTCCAGTGTGCTGGCCCTGATCGGCAGCTTCCTGATCGGCGTGGTCGTTGCCGTCTTCCGCATAACTTCGGTCAAGGGTCTGCGCTGGTCCGGTGCGGTGTATGTGGAGTTCATCCGCAACATTCCGCTGCTGCTAGTCGTGTATATTTTCTATTATGGGCCTTCCGCTCTGGGCTTCACACTGGACGGCTTCAAGGCAGGAACCATTGGACTCGCCGTATATACCTCGGCCTTCATCGCCGAAGCGATCCGTGCCGGAATTATGGCCGTGCCCAAGGGGCAGATGGAGGCGGCACGTTCCTCCGGTCTCAACTACATACAGACCATGCTGCATATTATTCTGCCGCAGGCGATCAAGCTGGTCATTCCGCCGCTCGGCAACCAGTTCATTAATCTGATTAAGAACTCCTCGGTACTGACTCTGGTGGCCGGTCTTGATCTGATGTACTTTGCTGACGGGATCTCTACAGAGACTTACCGTACCTTCGACACCTACATTTTCGTAGCGGTATTCTATCTGGTGCTTACACTTCCGCTCAGCTACGGCGTGCGGATCTGGGAGCGCCGGCTGCAGCGCAAATATTAAGAAGCATCATTAAAGGACATCTGAAGCTAAAGGAGGGGTATTATGGATTTCACAGGTGCATACTCTGCCGATAATCTGAAGTTTCTGCTGGACGGATTGTATGTGACACTGATCGTTGCTTTTGTATCGATCTTCCTGAGCTTTATCATCGGCTGTATTATTGGCGTCATCCGCTATTCGAAGGTGCCGGTGCTGTCTCCGGTCATGTTCTACCTGGTGGAGCTGATCCGTAATCTGCCGCTGCTGCTGATCATTTTCTTCATCCGCTTCGCCTTGCCGGAGGTCGGAATCAAGCTCGGACTGATTACTGCGGCCATTGCAGCACTAACCATCTTCGAGGCGGCGATGATTGCCGAGATTGTCCGCGGCGGCTTAATGTCGATCGACAAGGGGCAGATTGAAGCGGCGCGTTCCTCCGGTCTCAGCAATCTACAGACCTTATGGCATATCGTGCTTCCCCAGGGTCTGCGGCGCATGGTTCCGCCACTGGTCAGCCAGTTCATCTCCCTGCTGAAGGATACCTCGCTCGCTGTTGTGATTTCCCTGCCGGAGCTGATGCATAATGCCAACATTGTCATCGGCCACGGCTACAGCTATGCCATCCCTACGCTGGCGCTGGTTGCCCTGATTTATTTTGTCGTCAATTACTTGCTGTCGCTGCTGTCCAGAAGGCTTGAGCACAGAGCGGTATAACCTTAGCCGAATGAGGATTAAGCCATATTCAATCCAGTACGGCTATGATACTATAGTTGTCAACCTCTCTAGGCAGGAGCAGTGGCGATGGGACAATCGATTCTGAGAATGAAGGCGGTACAGATTCTGCTGGTGGCCGCCGTTACTGCGGTAGCCGGAGAATTCAAGATCAACCCGTTTGACGGAGATATCTTCCGCATTGCCATGGGCAGCAGCGCCTTTCTCCTCTTCCTGCTGTTAATGAGGCAGCTGCCGTATATCCGCACAGGCTGTGCCACCGGGGTGGTCGTGCTGCTGTTCCGGACTGCCATGGATATGGTGGAGGGAAGCGGACTGACGGCAGAGCAGAGCCTCAGCAGCCACTTCTCGGCAATGATCTATTACATGGTGTTCGGCGCGCTGATGTATGTCATCAAGAGCCGGATCGACACCTTCCATCCGCTGGTGCTGGGCGCCGTTGCCGCGGTGATCGATCTCCTGTCCAATGAAATGGAGCTGCTGACCCGCCTGATTGTGCTGGATTCGGCTACCTTCCGGCTGAACGAGTGGACGTACCTGATGGCGATTGCGGTCTTGCGTACGTATTTCACCACCGGGGTATACAGCAGTATCTCTGTCAGCCAGCTGCGTATCCGGGAGCGGGAGCAGCATGAACGGACCCAGCAGATGCTCGGATTCGGCTCCGGCCTGTACGGGGAAGTGTTCTATCTGAAGAAGTCCATAGGCACCCTGGAGCAGGTAACGCTGAACAGCTTCGAGCTGTACACCAAGCTGAAGGACGGGGAAGGCACGGGGCGTTACAGCCGGCAGGTGCTCGACATCACCCAGCAGCTCCATGAGGTGAAGAAGGATTCGCAGCGGATTCTGGCAGGGCTGGTGAAGCTGGTAGAGCGTGAGGTGAACGGGGACATGCCGTTATCGGGCATTCTGCAGTTCGCGGTCAAGAGCAATGGCAAATATGCGGAAATGCTGGGCAAAGAGATTAAGTTCCATATTCACATCACCTCCGATTACACAACCGACAGCTACATTCCTCTATTGACCCTGCTTAACAATCTTACCGCCAATGCGGTGGAAGTCATCCAAGGAACAGGCAGCATCCATCTGAACGCTTATGAGCAGGACGGTATGACGATTCTGACAGTTACTGATAGCGGGACGGGCATCGGGAAGCGTGATCTCCACCTGCTGTTCGAGCCGGGCTTCACAACGAAATTCGATGAAGAGGGCATCGCTGCCACGGGGATCGGGCTCTCACATGTACGGGATATAGTGAATATGTTCGAGGGAAGCATTACGGTTCAGCCGGTATCGCATGCCGGAGGGGCCATGTTCCAGATTACAGTGCCGAGCATGAAGCTGCGGAAGGAGGAATAGAGGATGCCGCTATCATTCTGTATTGTAGATGACGACGCGTCGGCGAGAAGAATGCTGCAGCATATTATTGAGGACAGCGGGCTTGGTGAGGTGACGGGTACTGCAGCGAGCGGACAGGAGGGTATAGCTCTGATACTGAGCGAGACCCCGGACATTGTGCTGATGGATCTGCTGATGCCGGACCAGGACGGGATTGAGACCATCCTCACTCTTCAGGCACAGGGCTGCCGCTCCAAATTCGTCATGATCTCGCAGATTGAGAACGGGGACATGGTCAGCCGCGCCTACAGGAGCGGAATTGAATTCTTCATCCGCAAGCCGATCAACAAGATTGAAGTCGAATCTGTTCTATATAAAGTGAATGAACGTTACGCCATGGGCCGTTATCTGGATGAGATCAAGCTGACGCTGGGCAAGCTGGAGGGCCTGCAGTTCGGACTGCCCCAGCTGCAGCCGGGCAAACGGACCGTCAAGGAGATTGTCCAGCCCATTCTGATGAATATGGGTATGATCTCGGAGAATGGCAGCCGTGATATTATCACGATCATGGAGCTGGCGGTAGCGGAAGGGAAGAGCGGAAGTCTTCCGTCCCTGAAGGAGCTGTATGAGCTGACTGCTGCCAAATACAGACCGGTACCTGTGGAGGCAGCCAAAGAGGTCAAGGCTATTGAGCAGCGTCTGCGCCGCGCACTGGCGGCGGGTCTGACAAGTCTCGCGTCCATCGGTCTGACAGATTACGGGAATCCGAAGTTCGAGCATTATGCGCCGCTGTATTTCGACTTCGAAGAGGTGCGCCTGAAGATGAAGGAGATCGAACAGGGCCGGGATAGCGGCAAGGTGAAGGTGAACATTAAGAAATTTCTGCAGGTGCTGCATCTGGAGGTGCTGGAAGGCTTGGGCCGCTAAGCCGGATACGGGACTATGGGTCCGGGCCTTTCACTGCAAATGGCATCGTCAGCTATAGAGGCAAGACCAAGAAACCTCCGGAGCCGCTGGTCAGCGGGCTGGCGGTTATTTTTTTGCGGGGACATGCTGTACAATGGGAGGAAGCAACTAGAACAGCGCAGCTCTGCTGCGGATTGCCTACATAGGGCGGAGGACTTATATTATGATACGAACACTTGCCGTAACGCCTACGGGTGAGGTGCTGACCGATCTGCTGCTTCAGGATATCGTACTGGACGATTATTCCTGGATCTGGGCGGATTTCGCTATGCCGACGGAGGAAGAAACCTTGAAGCTGGATACTTATTTTCATTTTCACCCGCTGGCAATTGAAGACTGTATGCATGTCTTGCAGCGGCCGAAGCTTGATTATTACGAGGATGTGCAGTTCTTCGTGCTGCATTCGCTGAATGAGCGGACGCTGGAGGCCGAAGAGATTGACCTGTTCCTCAGCCCGAAATTCCTCGTCTCCTACCATCATCAGGACAAGCCGGAGATGGAGGAAGCGTGGCAGATGGTCAAAGCTGAGATTCATAGCCGCAAGGGCTGGTCGGGCGGACCGATGGCCGCTGCTTACACTGTGATGGACAAGCTGGTCGACAGGTATTTCCCGTCCTTGTATACGCTGGAGGATGAACTTGCGGATCTGGAGAGCCAGGGCGGCAACGAATCGGTGGAAGAGCTGATGAGCCAGGTCTTCAATGTACGCGGAAGGCTGCTGAAGCTGCGGCGGACGATTGTGCCGATGCGTGATCTGATGTACCGGATTGTCAATTCGCAGCATGTGCAGAGTAACGGGGAGGAGCGGGTCTACTTCGGCGATATCTATGATCATCTGCTGAAGCTGACCGACATGATTGAAGTTGACCGGGAAATGACCGCCGACCTGCGTGACAGCTATATCTCGCTCAACTCCAACCGGATGAACTCCATTATGAAGACACTCACGGTGATTACCACGGTATTCATGCCGCTGACGCTGATCGCCGGAATCTATGGAATGAACTTCAGGGTGATGCCGGAGCTGGAATGGAAATACAGCTATTTCGCAGTGCTGCTGCTTATGCTGGTGCTGGGAATCGGAATGTTCGGCTGGTTCCGGCGGAGCGGCTGGTTTAAGTAACGGGAAAAGCGCGTTAAACGCCGCCGCTTAGGAACGGCGGCGCTTAACGGAGGAAGGCCCGCCGGATTTACGCTTTTTGGAGGTGGTATTGCGGCGCTTCGGGACGGAGCGTCTTTTTTTGCGCCGTTTGGGGCTATAGAGGGCTGCATCCTCCTCGGCGGCGAGCTCTCCCGCTCCGCTTCCCTTGCCTTTGCCAAAGCCGCCCATCACAAGCTTCACCATCGGAGCCATCTGTGAGAAGCCCTGCATTACCTTCTGCACCTTGCCCATGGTGTTGACGATTCCGTCAATACCGCCCATCCGGTCAACGATTCCCTTGATCTGTTCCATATTCGCCAGACTTCCAAGATTGCCGAGTCCGCCAAGCAGGCCTCCGGCCTTCGCAGTAGAGGCTTCTGCAGCAGGGAGCGCGAGGGTCGTATCGGTGACTTCAGCGCCATAAGCAGGCAGCAGCTCAGGTTCTCCGGGAAGCGGGGCAGGTGTATAAGCAGATAGTCCCGGGTAGGGTGACGGATTGTAGGGTTCAGCCAGGGAACGGCCTTGCTGGCGGGAATGATTATAGTAATGCTGAGGCATAGGATCACATTCCTTCGTTAGTGGTTTGCTATACTGTATGTCATGGGCGAACAGACGGTATAGACGAATGCCCGGGTAACCGGGATACTAGCGGAAAAGGGCGAATGCCTATAGAGCGGCAAGCGGAAGTGAAGAAACCGTGTCCATGCTTGATTTCGCACGGTTTTGTAGTACTATGAGTAAGGCGGTCTAACCTGGAAGCCGGAAGTAGATTAGAATTAACCCCAGTGATGGTGTACGCCAGGGGTGGACGTTTGTCCATCGATTTCACTCTTTACAGCGTGAAACCGTTAATGCTTGAAAAATGTGCTCCAGTACAATATAGTAGAGGCAAGATAGTCACATTAAGTTAATGTTTAGGGGATGATAGGGCGATGCAGCTAAAGAAGCTAAACGATAAAAGTATCGATCAATTATTTGAGGCTATTTTAACATTGAAAAATATGGAAGAATGTTATGTATTCTTTGATGATCTGTGCACAGTGAACGAAATTCAATCGCTCTCGCAGCGCCTTGAGGTTGCGCGGATGCTGGGCAAGGGGTCTACATATAATCAGATCGAAGCCGAGACGGGGGCCAGTACGGCTACAATTTCCCGCGTGAAGCGCTGCCTGAACTATGGCAATGACGGTTATAAGCTTACGCTGGAACGTCTGGGCCGATAATCTATGGTTCCGGGTGTATTGTTAATCAGTCACGGCTCCCGTGATCAGGCCTGGGTGTCGATGGTAGACGAGGCAGTGAGCCATCTCACGTTCCGGGAGGAGCTGCCGGTGGCAGTGGCTTTCCTTGAGCTGGTAGAAGGACGATTGATACAGGATGGAATCGATAAGCTGGAACATGCAGGGGTCACAGATATTATTGTGATCCCCTTGTTTGTTTCTTCCGGCAGCACGCATGTCGATGAGATAGAGTATGCGCTGGGCGCTAAGCCGGTTCCTGAGCGGGAGACCGACCTTGCGCCGTTCAGGGTTGCCGCGAAAATTCACTATGGCTATCCTGTCGATGATGATCCCGATATTGCGCAAATGCTGTGGGATAAGATTCGGGAACTGTCAAAGCATAACGGGCGGGAGATGGTGCTGCTGGTCGGACACGGCAGTAGACATGACGGCTTCCGGCAGCGCTGGGAGCAGGGCATCTCTTCACTTGCCGCGCGGGTACGGGAGATAAGCGGGCTGGATGCAGCTGATTACGGGCTGCTGAACCCGGACAGTATAAGAAGCCGGGTGGAGCACTGGCAGAAGCAGGGCTATGGTGTGTTGGTAGCTCCGCTTTTTTTGAGTGAGGGGTACTTCACTAAGGTGGTTATTCCGCAGCGGCTGGAAGGGTTAGATTATGCCTACTCCGGCCAGACGCTGCTGCCGCATCCGCTGCTGCCGCGCTGGATTCAGCGGCAGGTGGAAGCAGTGCTCCAGCGCCTGGAGGCTTGAGGGTCAACGTTAATTCGTAAGCGGGTAATGAAGCTGATTATAGGGTGCGCCCAGTGTTCCATGTAGCCATGGTTACCACTGCTGCATACATATATCTATACTTTCTGCCGATCTTCTAAGCTTGGAGCCCGAGCGGAGGGTATACTTATATTCCTCCTCAGTTCCTCCGACATTGCTTGTGGGGTACAGAATTGGGTATAATCAGTAAAGTTATCCATTATATAAACAGGTGGCGTTCCGGTAATGAAAACTGCGAGATTGATTTATAATCCCACTTCTGGACGGGAAGAAATGAAAAGACGACTCGCCGATATTCTAGACCGGCTGGATATGGGCGGTATCGAAGCTACCTGCCATGCAACAACGGGAGAGGGCGATGCTACTGCGGCTGCAGCCCAGGCTGTGGAACGCGGTACTTATGATCTGATCATAGCTGCCGGAGGCGATGGTACGCTTAATGAAGTGATTAACGGGATGGCGGAGAAGCCGAACCTTCCCCCGCTCGGCATATTGCCGCTGGGAACGACGAATGATTTCGCGCGGGCCATGGGTATTCCGAAGAATTGGGAGGAAGCCTGTGACCTGATTCTGCGTCAGGAATCGCGCCTGATCGATC is a window encoding:
- a CDS encoding YerC/YecD family TrpR-related protein, with product MQLKKLNDKSIDQLFEAILTLKNMEECYVFFDDLCTVNEIQSLSQRLEVARMLGKGSTYNQIEAETGASTATISRVKRCLNYGNDGYKLTLERLGR
- a CDS encoding ATP-binding protein translates to MGQSILRMKAVQILLVAAVTAVAGEFKINPFDGDIFRIAMGSSAFLLFLLLMRQLPYIRTGCATGVVVLLFRTAMDMVEGSGLTAEQSLSSHFSAMIYYMVFGALMYVIKSRIDTFHPLVLGAVAAVIDLLSNEMELLTRLIVLDSATFRLNEWTYLMAIAVLRTYFTTGVYSSISVSQLRIREREQHERTQQMLGFGSGLYGEVFYLKKSIGTLEQVTLNSFELYTKLKDGEGTGRYSRQVLDITQQLHEVKKDSQRILAGLVKLVEREVNGDMPLSGILQFAVKSNGKYAEMLGKEIKFHIHITSDYTTDSYIPLLTLLNNLTANAVEVIQGTGSIHLNAYEQDGMTILTVTDSGTGIGKRDLHLLFEPGFTTKFDEEGIAATGIGLSHVRDIVNMFEGSITVQPVSHAGGAMFQITVPSMKLRKEE
- a CDS encoding response regulator, translated to MPLSFCIVDDDASARRMLQHIIEDSGLGEVTGTAASGQEGIALILSETPDIVLMDLLMPDQDGIETILTLQAQGCRSKFVMISQIENGDMVSRAYRSGIEFFIRKPINKIEVESVLYKVNERYAMGRYLDEIKLTLGKLEGLQFGLPQLQPGKRTVKEIVQPILMNMGMISENGSRDIITIMELAVAEGKSGSLPSLKELYELTAAKYRPVPVEAAKEVKAIEQRLRRALAAGLTSLASIGLTDYGNPKFEHYAPLYFDFEEVRLKMKEIEQGRDSGKVKVNIKKFLQVLHLEVLEGLGR
- a CDS encoding CbiX/SirB N-terminal domain-containing protein, translated to MVPGVLLISHGSRDQAWVSMVDEAVSHLTFREELPVAVAFLELVEGRLIQDGIDKLEHAGVTDIIVIPLFVSSGSTHVDEIEYALGAKPVPERETDLAPFRVAAKIHYGYPVDDDPDIAQMLWDKIRELSKHNGREMVLLVGHGSRHDGFRQRWEQGISSLAARVREISGLDAADYGLLNPDSIRSRVEHWQKQGYGVLVAPLFLSEGYFTKVVIPQRLEGLDYAYSGQTLLPHPLLPRWIQRQVEAVLQRLEA
- a CDS encoding amino acid ABC transporter permease, translating into MDFSILTNYFGLYMEGFYGTLLSSVLALIGSFLIGVVVAVFRITSVKGLRWSGAVYVEFIRNIPLLLVVYIFYYGPSALGFTLDGFKAGTIGLAVYTSAFIAEAIRAGIMAVPKGQMEAARSSGLNYIQTMLHIILPQAIKLVIPPLGNQFINLIKNSSVLTLVAGLDLMYFADGISTETYRTFDTYIFVAVFYLVLTLPLSYGVRIWERRLQRKY
- a CDS encoding amino acid ABC transporter permease, producing the protein MDFTGAYSADNLKFLLDGLYVTLIVAFVSIFLSFIIGCIIGVIRYSKVPVLSPVMFYLVELIRNLPLLLIIFFIRFALPEVGIKLGLITAAIAALTIFEAAMIAEIVRGGLMSIDKGQIEAARSSGLSNLQTLWHIVLPQGLRRMVPPLVSQFISLLKDTSLAVVISLPELMHNANIVIGHGYSYAIPTLALVALIYFVVNYLLSLLSRRLEHRAV
- the corA gene encoding magnesium/cobalt transporter CorA; its protein translation is MIRTLAVTPTGEVLTDLLLQDIVLDDYSWIWADFAMPTEEETLKLDTYFHFHPLAIEDCMHVLQRPKLDYYEDVQFFVLHSLNERTLEAEEIDLFLSPKFLVSYHHQDKPEMEEAWQMVKAEIHSRKGWSGGPMAAAYTVMDKLVDRYFPSLYTLEDELADLESQGGNESVEELMSQVFNVRGRLLKLRRTIVPMRDLMYRIVNSQHVQSNGEERVYFGDIYDHLLKLTDMIEVDREMTADLRDSYISLNSNRMNSIMKTLTVITTVFMPLTLIAGIYGMNFRVMPELEWKYSYFAVLLLMLVLGIGMFGWFRRSGWFK